The Lolium rigidum isolate FL_2022 chromosome 1, APGP_CSIRO_Lrig_0.1, whole genome shotgun sequence region CATATGACTTCCCCATAATGTGATCATACATTTATTTCTCATAAGAGTGAAATAAGATATGATTAAGATACAACAAAATCTCAAATCAACAAACATAAGCATATGATGTGCATtacaacatatgcatgcttaattaCACAAACTAAGCAAAATAGGAAGCGTAACATATACAGACATATTCTAGATACAAAACCAAAGAATGCAAAGAAGCTAGCAACTTTCAATGTAATCAACATACAAGTTAACACAAAAAAAATGCATTAAATATAAATGTTGGCGGATATCAAACCATTGTTTACAGTTTAACGATGAAAAAACATGTGTATACACTTGACTAAACAATTGGACCCTTATTCATATGTCATTGACATGAAATTAGTAGGGGCAACAGATACTTTTAGACACTACCATGTAGGAGTAGGCATGAATGGTTATGTTGATAGGGACACCAACGACCACATCATTGGAGCACAAACTGACTAACAAAAAGATCCTACAATGAGCACGAGCAACTCCATGTCATCAATGGGTCATATATGAACATAATCCACATTAGGCGCACTATATTGTTCACACCCCTACCCTTAAGACATCCTCGGAAAAAATAATATTAAGACTTTACTCATgttcctaaagaaaccaaaagaatCTTCAATACACCCTTCATCACTATGCTTGTTTGAGATTTTTCTCGAACAAATTTGAAGTGGATACGGATATTTGATTTGTGTCAACTCACCAGTGTTAGGAATAATgtgaaaaaaaaaaaatacttagtGGCACACCTACCTACAAACCAAactattttaaaatatgttttctgACAGCATGAGCATGTGCACCCTGGATCAAAATTGGATTTCCCCTACTGACgcagaaaaccaaaactgatctcgggtgcatatgcaccctatatgtataaaacatatttcaaaaacccaaaaaatttagggaaaaaatttagcatgtagagagaCATGTTTTATGTGTGCgtgtaaagtttcacataaaattgACAATTTTTGTATcttgtataaaaaagacaaacaatGCTTCGAGAAATAGATTATGTTAGCACAAAaaattgtcttttttgtacaaggcacaaaacatatcggtttttgctgataCAACTTcatgagcatgtaacatgtcaaggtatacacaagatatttttatttgtatttttttgacatttgtaaatatgtttaatatccatttcaaataaagggtgcatgcaCCTGGGTGCAGCCCTACTGACGTTGCATCTCTCAACCTATACAGCAAACTAACACTGGAGCTcaaatgaacattgaatgtttctTCCAAGCAACAACAAACTTTTATATAGTATGCCTTAGTTTAATACTCTCGGACAGCACTTCGTTAGTTAGTACTGCTACTTAATCAGATGATCACATCACATGTATTGGCACGTTAGGATTTTTATTGTTTGTTCTAGCATGGACATCATCTCTCTTGATTAAGTTTTGATCCCTTGTCTgtgtctctctccctctcttcctccatctccatgAGAGGAGGAGCACTTCTCTCTCTGCTCTGCCTCTCTTTCCTTCAAGGTACAGTGTGATTAAGCAGCACACTAATCACTGTTTGCATTCGTGTGTCATTGGTATACTGGCATCCTTGATAACCACCCTTGTTTGTTTGATCCTTGATGCTTACTGGTAATCAAGTGTCGATGTAAAATTAATATGGATTTGTAATGATCGGCAGTAGCGCGGCCGGCGACGTTCACCGTGACGAACGGCTGCAGCTACACTGTGTGGCCGGGCATCCTCTCCAACGCCGGCgtcccgccgccggccaccactGGCTTCGCGCTCTCCCCGGCCCAGTCCCGAGCCGTGGCCGTCGCAGATGGCTGGTCCGGCCGTATCTGGGGACGCACGCTCTGCGGGCCATCCGTCGCAGGCGCCTTCGCGTGCGCGACCGGAGACTGCGGCTCGGGCACCGTCGAGTGCTCCGGCCGCGGCGCCGCACCGCCGGCCACCCTTGCGGAGTTCACCCTCGCTTCCGGAGCCGCTGGCGAGAACGACTTCTACGACGTCAGCCTCGTCGACGGCTACAACGTGCCGTTGCTCGTGGCGCCCgcagtggctgcggcggcgaaCGGGAGCTCGTGCCAGCCCACGGGCTGCCCCGCCGACCTGAACGCGTCGTGCCCACCG contains the following coding sequences:
- the LOC124665024 gene encoding thaumatin-like protein 1b; translation: MRGGALLSLLCLSFLQVARPATFTVTNGCSYTVWPGILSNAGVPPPATTGFALSPAQSRAVAVADGWSGRIWGRTLCGPSVAGAFACATGDCGSGTVECSGRGAAPPATLAEFTLASGAAGENDFYDVSLVDGYNVPLLVAPAVAAAANGSSCQPTGCPADLNASCPPELRVIVAASGATVACRSACEAFGTAEYCCSGAHGTPATCPPTAYSRFFKAACPLAYSYAYDDATSTFTCAGARDGGGYDVVFCPGGSSLNPGANPGAAVPPSKSTAYPPMVFSSVDADPSMTRCAIVLLLVAMTIFHAMLTQ